The proteins below are encoded in one region of Neodiprion virginianus isolate iyNeoVirg1 chromosome 7, iyNeoVirg1.1, whole genome shotgun sequence:
- the LOC124308653 gene encoding transmembrane protein 267 translates to MFFLRAETVVRILLTILIGGTSRIGDVLLYRLSSLELRAVSDNLTHAIVGGLSWSLIVALSGKSIVRNAFGIALCFVISSLIDLDHFLLAKSWRLRDARNLGGQRPILHCSSIPLLLLLISAISYKVFHHSASGYYLWVIITGFLSHHIRDATRRGMWFLFLGSTSPLPYHLYLLMAMALPYSLHWLMPQDFIQEDHRLQPSVLHV, encoded by the exons ATGTTCTTTCTGCGGGCTGAAACCGTCGTTCGCATTCTTCTGACCATCCTGATAGGAGGAACGTCGCGGATCGGTGACGTTCTACTTTACCGGCTAAGCAGTCTCGAGCTACGCGCGGTATCCGATAACCTGACACATGCTATCGTCGGCGGCCTGAGCTGGTCCCTTATCGTCGCACTCTCGGGTAAATCGATAGTTCGCAACGCGTTCGGCATAGCGTTGTGCTTCGTAATATCATCGCTCATAGATTTGGATCATTTTTTGTTAGCCAAAAGTTGGAGATTGCGC GACGCTCGGAACTTGGGAGGGCAGAGGCCGATCTTACATTGCTCATCGATACCTTTGCTGCTCTTGCTGATTAGCGCTATAAGCTACAAGGTGTTCCACCATTCGGCGTCCGGCTATTACTTATGGGTAATTATAACCGGTTTCCTCAGTCACCACATCCGCGATGCCACCAGAAGAGGGATGTGGTTCCTCTTCCTCGGATCAACGTCGCCTCTGCCCTACCATCTCTACCTCCTCATGGCCATGGCTTTGCCCTACTCTCTGCATTGGCTAATGCCCCAAGATTTCATCCAAGAGGATCACCGCCTGCAGCCTTCGGTCCTTCACGTTTGA